The genomic region AGTTTCAAGGTATACCCCCAGCTGCAAATTCATATAGAGGCAACAACATCCATCATCAGATGTATGAATGAAATCTGAATACAGTAAAGAACTCCATATAAATTAAACTGACCAAAACCCCCAATATGTAGCACTTTTATAGTGCTTAATATTTTTAGATCAGtgtacaaactattttatatttttacacttcctttacacaaattttcaaaactactactatttaattatattattaaatttaattgcaaatttgtttatttttttaaagctgcttcTAGAGCAGTCTACAAAGGTTCTTGTATAGTTGGTACTATAGAAATGTCATGAGACCTGGAGTTTAGCTTTATACTTGGCTGCATTCCAGGAACAGTCGCTGAACAAGGAAGTGATCCTCTGTGATTTTGTTACTGTGAGTGTGGTAGCTCTACTGTCCTTGTCCTGGTGCAATGATAATTTGTCTTTCATAACACTCAACACTTACATCACACTTTTCACTCTCAGACAGCACTAGaaagagcagcagctgtgaagCAATATTATAGAcatgaaaagtaaaaataaaataaaaaattaagtgacttgtcaaaaGTGGCCTTCATATAACCACAGAAATGTAGTGCTAGAAGGGACATCAAGACATCATCTAGTACATCccccctacactgaggcaggattaagtatacttagaccatccccgacagctGTTTTGGCTAaccttgttcttaaaaatctccaaggacatggattccacagtctccctaggtaacctgttccagtgcttaactagcctTATAGAAAGTTTCTCTCAATATCCAACATAAATCCTCCTTGTTGCAAactaagcctattacttcttatCCTATTCTAAGTGGACACTGAGatcaactgatcaccatcctcttcacAACTATCTTTTACATGTTTGAAGACTTATgttccccctcagccttctctgcTCTAGGCTAAccatgcccagttctttcaaaCTTTCTTCAGATGTAATGGTTTCTAAACATCTTATTGTTGTTGtgctcctctggactctctccaatgtgtCCATTGTTCTTAGAAGTTTGGCACCCCAAACTGGACACTATACTCTCGCTGAGCCTTCACCACTAAAGAGCACAGCAGAACAGTTATGTCCCATGTTTTACATACGACATTCCTtttgatacatcccagaatgacaactgatttttttgaaacagcatcacactgttgactcatttaatttgtgatccactatgaacccagatctttttctgctgcctagccagttatttccccttttgtacaagtacatttgatttttccttcttaagtgtagtactttcaacttgtctttattgaatttcattttcttgtttcagaccaattctccagtttatcaagatcattttgaattctagttCTGTTCTctgaagtgcttgcaaccctttcagcttggtatcatcccaCTGGTCTAACACTGATGCATCAACCCTGAATGTTATCAATGGTGGAAGTGCTAGTGCAATTTTTACCGCTGCACCCTTAAAGCTTTCTCCATCGTTAGTATCAAGGGAGCTGAAATGGTGCTAGCCTAGCAATAGGTAAATTGgtaaagattttcaaaggaggtGCAACAAGTGAGTCACTGTCAGGACCAGAATTGCTACTCGGTAGTTCCCACATCCACGTTCAATTCATTGCACCAAACATCCACAAttcaaacacaaaaaaaccctagTGTATTATTTCTTTTATACAAACATGTAGAATCATTAACATTGAAATTTGTTAACAATTTCAAACATATACAGATTTTTTAGAAGTGAACATGGAAAGCACTTAATACATAACTTTGTGGTATCTTCTCCCCATTTTGTACATGCACCATAGTACTTACTCAACAGAGTAGGTGTGACACTAGACCATTTAGCAGTAGAAATTTATTGTAATATCTATTCTAATATTTAGAATGTTAGTACTGGGGAAATGATGGATCGATTTTGCTAGCCCAAGCCATAAGCCCCCCCCTGATATCCTTAGCCAATATCGAGCCAAGTCCTTTGTCAGGCAACTCCTGTAAAACTCGCACAGCTTTCTGGGAGTCATTTCCTAGTTTGCAAACAACATACACTGGGAAAGCTGTTTTGCCATTAGTTCTTTGCTTTTCTTCACATATTCTCTTTTCTAAAAATTTCAAACATTCTTCATTTTTTCCCTCTAATTTACTTAAAGGAATATGGACAGAGTGTACAAGACAACAGATGTCCACTTCTACCTGTGGACGAACATCTACCAGTATATGAGGGACTTGCTCATCTAGTAACTTTTTGTACTCCTCTACAGATATCCTTTCTTCACCGGGCAGTAGGCATAAAGTTCTACACTTGTCTGTTGCTGATGAACCACAAAATGCTTCATAATCCTGTAGGCTGGTCATAGTTGGCTTGTCACCACAAGTGGCACAGTCTGGTTTCTTGGGTCTTAACTTGATGTTGCGAAATCTGCCTTCAAGGGCATCGAACATCAGCATGAACTGGTTGAAGGTAGAACCTATTCCTGaagctatcttcagcacctccaaGGCCTGGATGCACCCCATGATGCCTGGCACAATGCCCAGGACTCCCCCATCTGCACAGTTGGTCACGGTCTCTGGTGGAGGAGGCTTTGGGAAGAGACAGCGGTAGCAGGGTCCCCCTTGGTAGTTGTACACaaccagctgcccctccagccgGAGGGCACTGGCTGATACAAGCGGCTTCCCAGCGAGGACACAAGCATCACTGACCAGGTACCTGGTGGGGACGTTGTCTGAGCAGTCGGCCACCACGTCGTACTGCCGGACCAGCtccagggcagtgctggggctcagggctaggtGGTAGGGCACATACTGCACCGTGGAGTTCAGCTGCCGCAGGGTGGCCGCTGCAGATAGGGCCTTAGGCAGCCCCTCCCTAGCCTCCCCGTGCAGGACCTGCCGGTGCAGGTTGCTCATCTCCACCACATCGTGATCCAGCAGCCCCAAGCGGCCGATGCCGGCGGCCGCCAAATACTGGGCCAGGGGGCAGCCCAGCCCGCCGCAGCCAACCACCAGCACGGCGCAGCGGGACAGGCGCAGCTGCCCTCGCACGCCCAGCTCGGGAAGCACCAACTGCCGGCTGTAGCGCAGGATCTCCGCCGGGCTGAGCGCGGCCCGAGCCCCCAAGGGGGGCAGCTCCGGCCCCGCCGCCGGCTCCTCAGCGGCCTCTCTCACCAGGACGCCGGCCAGCTGCCCCTGCAGGGCGCGCAGCTCCTGCTCCTTCCGGTCTATCTCGGCCCGCAGCCGGGCCGCCTCGCTGAGCGCCATGACCGGAGAGAAGGCCCAAGCAACCCGCGCCTAACCCGGCCCGCAAAGCGCCACGAGGTGAGGGACACTTCCGCTTCCGGCCCAACGCCTTAACCGGTCCGGCGACCGCGGGGCTGCTGAGCCCCACCCGTTCCGCACACGTCGGTGCCACGCGCCGGGCTCGCTGGGCCTTGGCTGCCTCCTTCCCCGAGCGTAGTAACCGCTCCCCTAGTTCCGGGTGCTTTCTGGCCCCGCCATGGCCGCGGCCGGCCTGACCCGAGCTCGGGATAAGTACTCGGTGCTGCTGCCCACGTACAACGAGCGCGAGAACCTGCCGCTCATCGTCTGGCTGCTGGTGCGGAGCTTCCACGAGAGGTACCCGGGGCCCGGCTTCCCCCGCCCACCCGTGCCTGACTCCGCGCCCCCTCCCGGGGCCTGCCGGGCCGCGccgccgccccccctccccagcacggTGCTGCGTGCTCGCCGCGCAGCCCCGCGGACCCGGAGCCTCTGTGCGGGGATCCCTGCGGGGGCTGAACGTGCGCTGGCAGAGCGCGGCCGCCGGCGGGGACGGGCCCGGCCAGCCGAGTTGCGGAGCCCGGCTTGGCCGCGGGTCGGCTGCCGTGGTAGCTCGCCAGGCTCCGGCCGTCGGGACAGCTGCTGCCGTGTGAGCGCTCCGCATTAGTAACCTCTCCAGCGTCACAGCAGCGGAGGCCAGGTTTTAGCGTGGCTGTTCGGGTTGTGGTAGCGCCTAAGCCAGGCCCCCATTGTGTCAGGGGTCACACCTGTAGAACAACGGCGGTGCCTGCCCCAGGAAGCTTACAATTAAGTGTTCTTCACTTCTCCTGGGCCCGCTTTTTGGAGCTCTTTGGCTTTTCGCACagttacacgcacacacacacaaacacatttttgaaaatctgagcatAAATATTCATATAACTAGCTGGTCTCTGTCCATAAGAATTTATAAAGTACTAGCAATAGCCTAGAGGGATGATAAAGTCATTCCTGGTGTGAAAACGTCTGCATTCTTTCTGTTAGCAGTGGAAAGTGCATCTAACAGTGAAGagttccttttttccccactgattaTTTAGGGAAACAAAATTACTGTAAACAGAGTACAAATCTGGCATTTGTAATCAGCCCTGCACTGCTATGAGGAAAAATTACTAGATCAAGGGATCAGTGATCCTTTTAATATCCAGAGTCTCACAGGCTTGGGACTATAAATGAGTCTTGTAGTAAGATGATGAACAGGCTGGTACTGTTTCAATTTGCTGTGAAGCAACTGTATCTTAAGATGCAAGTAAAACAGGAGTACATTAAAATATGTCTCTAAAAGCTGCAACTTTTTGTATTTTTGCTGCTAGTGGAccaatctgcatttttttccctctgtttcAAGCCTTTTGAAACAACATAGCTGCTGAAATTGGCTTCCCACGTATTCATTTCAAAATAATTGTCATTTCAGTGGAAGCAACTTTGAAATTATAGTCATAGATGATGGAAGCCCAGATGGGACATGGGAAGTTGCTGAACAGTTGGAAAAGATATATGGTTCAGATAAAATTGTGAGTGgtatggtttttttttctttgcttttcttttttgttggatAGAGAAGTATTTAAAGTGGTTAGAATGGGGGTTAGAGTTGGGGCTTCTGGGTGCAAGACCTGGCTTTCTTTACATCCCTGGGCaatctgttttaatttttgtgaCCCAGTTTACCCTACAAtaaaatcatagactcatagaagtgTTTTACTAAAAGAGCTCTTAAGAGGCCATGATGATAAATGATGAGGATAGTAATAATAGTAGCCTCACAGGGAATATTGTGAAGCCCCATGAATTAATGTTTACAAAATGTTTTCAGTACTTTGTGCACATGCACCCGGTCAAAGAAATTATGATGATTGTACTTTGCCTGGGCATATTTAAAAGGGAAGATAAGGAGTAGATAAAGCTGAATTTTACTTTCTTTGGCTGCGGGTGTGAGTAACTAGGCAGATGTATGTTAGTCTATTCTTCATAATTTACTTCTAAGTAAATATACTAATTAATATGAAGAACCTTCTAACAGGATTGTTAAGGGTTTCTGTTCTCTGTACTACTCCAGAACAATAGCTTGGAATAAAGTGAAGTATATATGATGGGGTAAATATCACTTTAATTCATTCAGACTTTGAGTATTTACAGATGCTTCCTTTCAGTGATAAAAGCACATAACCATAATATGGTCTGAGAACTAAAATTTCAATTTCATAGTGTTCTGAGCAACAAAAAATGTAATATGTTTtatctccctctttcccccacctcctgggTCCATTAATTGACAGTTGTAAAGTTTCATTTTCTGGGACTGAAGTTTAAGATTGTGTTTgtgaattaaaataatatttttaaagattgtgTAAGGATAAGTGTGTATATGGAGTTTGGAGTTTTTTGTTGTATTTTCTATTGCTACTTTGTATAAAACAGTTATACCGAATGCAgatcactacagtacttgtctctAAGGCCCCCGATCTTGCAGTTGGATCACATGAGCTGACCCTTGATATTGCGTGGAGTCCCATATAATTCAGTGGAACTCCATGCAGGCATAGACATCTGCTTACCCTGATCTAATGCCACGAAAATAAGAGAGCATCAGTAAAAATCAATTATGATTTCTTTGTAGTCCAGTTTTCTTTGCTTCCTGAAATTAATTGTAGGTAGTGAGCAAAATCAGTTCTGACTGATGCACAAAggtctatatttaaaaaatttgaTGGTGCTTCCTGTTTACTCGGTAGTAACTGTATCCTGGTCTGAGGAAACTCCATTACTGAAGGTCAAGAAGTTTACTTTTGATTTTCTAAAATTTTCTGAGAAACAGAGGAATTGAGATTCCTACACAGAGTCGTACAAAGAtttttgggaaaaagaaaagaggatAAAATAACCACTCTACAGAAGTTCTAATGGCAACTGACTTTTACAGGAGGTCTATCCTTGTTCTCCTTTGGTTTTCACACTAATGTTTATAATCTCACAGGCACTTATAATGGATCAAaagaagccaagattttcaaatcaAGGAGTCTAAAGTTAGCCCATAGTCCATATTTGGTTCACCCTATTCAGTGAGCACCCACCAACTCTTATTaatgtcagtgggaattttgagGGGCTCAGCATTCTTGAAAATCAGACGGGAATCTAAATATGGACTTGAATGTCTAATGTTAgactcttttttaaaacaaaaaaccttggcCTAGGAACCTAGACCtatgaggtgctgagctccctctgATGACTTACTGATGATTTTCAGTAAGGTAACCGACTATTAAGCTGAATTACACTTGTGTGTAAAAGTGTATATTCAGTACTGACTATTTTAAGTCACTCCAAGAGTTTGCTCAGATATTACCTCTTAATGTTTGTCGCCCCACAGAATTGGTGGGGGGGAAATTGTGTGTTCAGCTTTGTAAGAGGGTATTTCAAAAAGTGGGTATTGTGGGAGGAGAGGCTTAAGAAAACAGCCAGAATGTTACATAGAAGTTCTTCAGTAAAATTTAAAATAGATTGGCTTTTAATCTAGTTTATATATCCAGTTAATATGTTTCTGTTGAACCTGTCTTTCCTTAGGTGAATTTGATTCTGTGTAGTATCTAGATATTTAAAGGAAAAGAATCACTCTTTCAATATTGGTTCAGCATCTTGAGCTATGTAATGGTGGGATGTCACTGAAAGTGTGAGAAACTGTAGTCTCAGCTAATAGAACTTTATTAATTTATGACCTAATTTCCCCAAATATCTTGCAGCTTCTAAGGCCCAGAGCAAAAAAGCTGGGATTGGGTAAGTACTCATTAAGCTTCTGGTTTAGAGTAAAACTTCCTGCAatctgttttgtttggtttttagttTTAACATTCCATAGGAGGAGTCATAGTGAAACCCTCAGACAGAAATAAACGTTTTCATCAAGTAATTATAAGCAAACAAATGTGCAGTGATTAAAAAACCACACACGTTATATTATAGTGAACTTACAGCAAGTTCCCCACAACCTCAAACCTTCAAATTGTGGTCTTGGCCAGTCTACATAGTAGCAGGAAAACAGTTACTATGCttgtcctccttcccctgcttCACCTACTTGTTACGCGGTCAGGTCCTAAATTTAAACAAGTTGCCACTTGTAGATGGGCAGACTGCTGTGCCCACATGGTACCCCATTGACTCAGTGAAGTCACTAGGGTTCTGCGCAAGTGTAACAGTCTACTCATGTGCAGCAAATTGCAGAACTGGGATCTTAATTTGTTAAGGTCTTCAGAGCAGGAACTCTTtcctactgtgtgtttgtacagtgctcattGTGGCTTGAATCAATTTATTGGGACATGCTGGTACTACTGTAATTCAAATCATACATTTCCCTGAATGGTCCAGTCATGCAAGGGAGCACTATCCTCCCCTATTAAGTTCAGTGTGAATTTGAAGTCTTTTAGGCACATTACAAGAGTTCCTTATCACATACCAGGATGTAGTCCTAATTTTGAGGCCAATCCTGAACCACTGTAATCAATTCTAAGATTGCTGTGAATTTAAATGATCAAGATTGGATCTTCTGTAGCTCCACCATTGCCTCATTACTACTACTCAAGGAATATGCAGACCATGTCtgtttttcactgtttttttttaaaaggcaaaaattAAGCGTTTGATAATTTTCTTACTCAAATGAAAACATACTGGGGGAAGGTTAGTCATGCCAGATTTCTTCACCTCCAGTAATTGAAATGGAAAAAGCAATGGAACACAACTTACCTACTTGACTTAATGAAAATCAGTATTTGTCTCTTACTGAATCTCTTGACACCTCCCTCTCCCACAAGCTGGTGAAGTATTTCCAGTGCCCTGTTTATTGAATATTGTGCAGTTAATCTACTTGTCCCACAGGAAATGTTTAACTATGGCATGTGCCAATACCCAAAAGGAGAACAAAGTTCTAAATCTTGATACTGAATTGTCTGTATTTAAATTCACCTTTTATATCAGATTGCATTTCTCATTTAGATATGAGCCCTTAAAAAGCCTAAGTATCTTTTATTTTCTGCCTAATATTTATCTTTACCTTGGTTGTAATCCTCTGTTCCGTGTTTCAAAGAACAAAAtcctatatttatttatatttattaaaattgGCTTGGTTCTGGGTTTTTAATGCACCCTGTCTTTCCTGTAATAAATATATTTACCAATTATATACACTGCATGGATCAGCTACATTCCTGGCTTGTAATTTTGCAAACATCATGAGAAGGAAACAAGAGATGAGCTGTTCATTAACTAGAAGTAGAATTCCCTGTGTAAATGCTTGATATGGGCACCAAGGTCCACGTCTGGAtgcatgctttttaaaaactgacatcTACCTTTTGGAAAATTTCTAGGAGGACGGCAAAGTTAATCTGAGGTAATGAAGAGCGGGTGCCAGATTTTGATTTCAGTTATGCCATTGTAGCTTTATTAGAAAAAATGTGGACTTAAAACAGCATCACTGAGATCAGAAAGTGGCCTGCTTGAGGAAAAACTTGGATACCTTAGCTTGTTCTGTCTCTTATTGATATAGATGAACTGATTCACATAATgtggttaaaacaaaaaaaatgtaaattgagGAAGGAAAGATTTTAAGCTTAGGCATCAGATGGAGCATTTTCGTAAATGTTGACTGACTGAACAAAGTAGAAGTTAATAAGAAGTATGTTTAAGGTCaatggtaaaattttcaaaagcatgtgagTTAGTTAGGTGAGTAAGTCTATTTTCAAGTAGTTTAGGCACTGTGGAAAATCTTACCTGTATTGGCTATCCATTTACCAAGTCATGTTTTTCTGGTTATTTCTACTACAGTGAAGTTTGTCCTGCAAAGTTTTAGGCTTTTGGAATCTAGTACTGAAATTATTGGAGAAACGGCAATCTTCAAACATTAAGATGATTTTTATatcctattttttaaaacaaaaaacctcaggGGTATTTACTTAATCCACATTTGTAATATAATTTTGAGACTTTGTAGAAAGATTGAATTTGGTTAGAGGCCTGTGTGCATGTTAAGATAGTGATGAAATTATTTCTATGATGTCTTTATCAGGCACTGCTTATATTCATGGAATGCAGCATGCCACAGGgaatttcattattattatggATGCGGACCTCTCCCACCATGTAAGTTTTTATATCTTGTGTGGTCTTTTTTTTgtaagtgtttttaattaattgttactgactgttttttctttttcttcttttcccaccCATCTGCCTGTTTTCAGCCAAAATTCATTCCAGAGTTCATCAGGTGGGTACCATTTTTAATATTTGGAGTATAACTTTTAAGCTGTTGAAGTTACATGTTAGTATTTGAATACCTTCCATTACTGTATGGCTACCTCCATTTGAATACCTTCCATTACTGTATGGCTATTGCATCAGAAAAACTGTTTCAAGGCTTAGCACCAACTGCAACAAGAAATGTAGTCAGGGCAAGGATTTGGGTGGCTCTGATAAGATCCAAATATTTCTAAAGTACCAGTACCACCGACATAAACTCCAGCAaaattcccatagacttcaatggaagttttatttGCTTAAGGACTACAAGAACatgtctttaaaggaagaaagaaTGTGTTACTAAgcacttatttttctttttaactggtTTTACTTTGAAAAGTAACTTAGTAAAAATGGTATCTTCTTACTCTACAGTTCTGCTTCAAGTGTGCAGTTAGCATTAAAGATGCTGAGTTGAATGACTAAATAAAGTTTTTTACTCCTGTTGTCCTTGCAGGGGCTAGGatagtggagagagagagagctggattcTAGTCCTGCTAGTGCATCATCAGTAGATGTGTTTAATAAGTTACACCTTTGCAAACTAGTTAAAGGcgatggggttgcacaggtgtaattgagGTGGAATTTAGTTTACAAGtgatgatgcacaagaaggaGAGATCCTAGCTTAATTTTTGCAGGGCTTCCAGttcaaagaaaaaatatcttttgtACTTGCACACTGAGGATATTTGATACTAAGTCACTGATAAACAATAACCATGAAACTCCGCAATGGAATTATtaattttcagagtagaaccagaCTTTAAATTTTGTGAGATAGCTAGATAGAACAGTTACAACTATTATTTATCATTTTGAGAGTAGAGGTATATGTGAAGTTAAAAGATCAGTCAAAAAAATTTAAAGACTAAAACTAGATTTTATTTTACAAGAACAGTCCCTgaacaaaagtt from Natator depressus isolate rNatDep1 chromosome 13, rNatDep2.hap1, whole genome shotgun sequence harbors:
- the MOCS3 gene encoding adenylyltransferase and sulfurtransferase MOCS3, translating into MALSEAARLRAEIDRKEQELRALQGQLAGVLVREAAEEPAAGPELPPLGARAALSPAEILRYSRQLVLPELGVRGQLRLSRCAVLVVGCGGLGCPLAQYLAAAGIGRLGLLDHDVVEMSNLHRQVLHGEAREGLPKALSAAATLRQLNSTVQYVPYHLALSPSTALELVRQYDVVADCSDNVPTRYLVSDACVLAGKPLVSASALRLEGQLVVYNYQGGPCYRCLFPKPPPPETVTNCADGGVLGIVPGIMGCIQALEVLKIASGIGSTFNQFMLMFDALEGRFRNIKLRPKKPDCATCGDKPTMTSLQDYEAFCGSSATDKCRTLCLLPGEERISVEEYKKLLDEQVPHILVDVRPQVEVDICCLVHSVHIPLSKLEGKNEECLKFLEKRICEEKQRTNGKTAFPVYVVCKLGNDSQKAVRVLQELPDKGLGSILAKDIRGGLMAWASKIDPSFPQY